The DNA window CCGAGGACCCGGTAAGTCTCCGGCCATCTGCGATCGTTGCATATGCACATGCCCATGATTCCATCCATCGAACGGAACACTGGAAATCCTAGATCACCGACTTCAAAATAGCGTTTCTCCAAATGCTGGTGCGATTGGCCGGGCTGCGGTTCGGAATGGCCGGGCAGATGCACTTTTCTATATTTGCCGGCAATCTCGCCTTTTTCATCAACCAAAATAGCGGTGTTGAAATAATGCGTCGCGCCGTCGTCGCCGGTCAATTTTTCGGCATATCCAAGATGAAACCCAATACCCAGTTCTTTGCCGACTTCAAACAACGGCTGGGTCTCGTTTGACGGCACCTCGGTCTCGAAATAGCTGTCTATTTCTTCTTGGCTATCCAATAACCAGCGAGGAAAGAAAGTGGTAAGCGCCAGTTCGGGAAAAACGACAAGTTTAGCGCCGCGCCCATGCGCCTCGCGCATTAGCGCAATCAACCGGTCAACAACGTGGACGCGGCTTTCATCCCGAGCGACTGGGCCCATCTGGGCCACGGCGGCGATCATAGTTCTGGTCATGCGTTTTCCCCAATTTGGATGAAAATCTAATCTACCGCCATGCTAACGGAATATGCGGTTTGAGGGCAAACGCGGTGCCATGGGACTGGATTATTCCTGTCTTTGGCACAGCAGTCGAAACATGCCGCCGCTTATCTCAGAATTTTGACGCATGAACGCCTCATACTTTGCCAAGTCCTTTATGTCGGGGTCGTCGGGGCGACCAGTTTGATATTCCGCGCGCAAAGCCGAAGATGCGAACTGCCCAACGAGCAGCAAATCTTCTTGGGACAGCGCATCGGCTAATTCTTCTGCGCCCGCCCCGCCCTGTTCAGCCTCAGCGATGAGGCCAAAACACCCGCTCAAGTCATAAAACTCTCTCCGCCGCTGTAAAAATACGCTGGCACTACCGCTATCCCGCAGAATATCCCGGCGCGCAGCCTGCAAGCTGCCTTGCGCATGCTGGGCACCAAACTCGAATGCCGATCGCAACATTGCACTGCGCTCCGTGCAGGCCACGTCAAATCGCAGCAGACCGCCAGGCAGCAATAGACCGGCCAGAATGCGGAGCGACGCAAAGCTGTTGCCTCGGCGCGCATCGATAAAATGGTATTTTTGCCCAGCCGCCGCCGATATCGCGTCTTCCGCGGAAAACACAATGTTGCCGACGCCGAGCTTGAGCGCCCGATGGGCGCCATAGGCAAGCGCTTCGATATTGGCGTCGACGGCTGATATCCGGCAACCCGGCATGGCCAATGCCGTGCCGACAGCTTCCTGGCCGGAGCCACAGCGCGGATACAGAATGTCGCACGCTCCGGCACTCCACTCTGGCGGTGTAAACCGGGGAACCCGGTGGCGTAGGAAGGACATTAGTAACCCCGGCTGCGGCCGCGTGATATGCAGCCAGGGAAGTACCGCCGGCTCCGGTACCCTCTGTGCCCGGCTCACAGAGGGGCATGATGCTTCTATGCGCGCGGCCTCAGCCGCCAGGTCGCGCCCCTCTCGTACCGTAAGCAATATCAGTCGCCCCGCCTC is part of the Pseudomonadota bacterium genome and encodes:
- a CDS encoding N-carbamoyl-D-amino-acid hydrolase, whose protein sequence is MTRTMIAAVAQMGPVARDESRVHVVDRLIALMREAHGRGAKLVVFPELALTTFFPRWLLDSQEEIDSYFETEVPSNETQPLFEVGKELGIGFHLGYAEKLTGDDGATHYFNTAILVDEKGEIAGKYRKVHLPGHSEPQPGQSHQHLEKRYFEVGDLGFPVFRSMDGIMGMCICNDRRWPETYRVLGLQGVEVVMLGYNTPSTNPFAKTEAPHLGMFHNHLSMQAGAYQNGTWVLASAKAGIEEGIHHMGGSCIISPTGEIVALTATEGDEVITAECDLDRGKYIRETIFNFDAHRRIEHYGLITERTGAIPPPEK